The following coding sequences lie in one Carcharodon carcharias isolate sCarCar2 chromosome 5, sCarCar2.pri, whole genome shotgun sequence genomic window:
- the cnr1 gene encoding cannabinoid receptor 1 isoform X2 gives MKSLLEALSDTTFRTITTDLLYIASNEVQYDDTEVDLNMTKLGYVTQNLHSSLGKGNAYLEKMTAGEELLSNANLYDSVNATNYLYNQSIMNDESTITCGENFMDMECFMILTPSQQMAIAVLALTLGTFTVLENVLILCVIIRSRSLRYKPSYHFIGSLAVADLLGSVIFVYSFVDFHVFQRKDSPNVFLFKLGGVTASFTASVGSLFLTAIDRYISIHKPLAYKRIVTRPKAVIAFTVMWTISIIIAVLPLLGWNCKKLNSVCSDIFPLIDETYLMFWIGVTSILLLFIIYAYVYILWKAHVHAVRMIQRGTQKSIIVQVTEGGKVQTVRLDQTRMDIRLAKTLVLILVVLIICWGPLLAIMVYDVFGKMNKLVKTIFAFCSMLCLLNSTVNPIIYALRSKDLRHAFRSMFCSCKGASAQPLENSLESDCQQKQGNHPGTMQTAARTCIKSTVKVAQVAISVSTETSAEAV, from the coding sequence ATGAAGTCTCTACTAGAAGCTCTTTCGGATACAACTTTCCGAACAATCACTACCGATCTCCTTTATATTGCATCCAATGAAGTACAGTATGATGACACTGAAGTAGACCTCAACATGACAAAACTTGGTTATGTCACTCAGAATCTGCATTCTTCCCTAGGAAAAGGCAATGCGTATCTAGAAAAAATGACAGCGGGGGAGGAGCTTTTATCCAATGCCAACCTTTATGATTCAGTGAATGCTACTAATTACCTATACAACCAATCAATTATGAATGATGAATCGACGATAACGTGTGGAGAAAACTTCATGGACATGGAATGCTTTATGATTTTAACTCCAAGTCAACAGATGGCTATTGCTGTATTGGCTTTGACTTTGGGGACATTCACAGTACTAGAGAATGTATTGATTCTATGTGTTATAATCCGATCCCGCAGTCTCAGATACAAACCGTCTTACCACTTTATAGGCAGCCTGGCAGTGGCCGACCTCCTGGGTAGTGTGATCTTTGTGTATAGTTTTGTGGACTTCCATGTATTCCAAAGGAAAGACAGCCCCAATGTCTTCCTATTCAAACTTGGTGGTGTTACAGCCTCCTTCACAGCTTCAGTGGGCAGCCTCTTCCTGACAGCCATTGATCGATACATCTCTATACACAAGCCCCTTGCCTATAAGAGGATTGTCACACGGCCAAAGGCAGTCATCGCGTTTACTGTTATGTGGACCATATCAATTATAATTGCTGTGCTTCCTCTGTTGGGCTGGAACTGTAAAAAATTGAATTCTGTCTGCTCAGACATCTTTCCTCTCATTGACGAAACTTATCTAATGTTCTGGATTGGTGTTACAAGCATTTTGCTGCTTTTCATCATTTACGCCTATGTGTACATTTTGTGGAAGGCACACGTTCACGCTGTCCGCATGATCCAACGGGGCACCCAGAAGAGTATAATTGTACAGGtgactgagggaggcaaggtGCAAACTGTTCGTCTCGATCAAACGCGCATGGACATCCGACTGGCCAAGACGCTTGTCCTTATTCTTGTGGTCCTCATCATCTGCTGGGGTCCTCTCCTAGCCATCATGGTGTATGACGTCTTTGGTAAAATGAACAAGCTTGTAAAGACAATATTTGCCTTTTGCAGTATGTTGTGCTTACTCAATTCTACAGTTAATCCTATTATCTACGCTCTGAGGAGCAAAGATCTGAGGCATGCTTTCCGCAGCATGTTCTGCTCCTGTAAGGGTGCATCAGCTCAGCCACTGGAAAACAGCCTGGAGTCAGACTGCCAACAGAAACAGGGGAACCACCCTGGCACCATGCAAACAGCTGCCAGGACCTGCATCAAAAGCACTGTAAAAGTAGCTCAAGTGGCCATCTCGGTCTCCACGGAGACATCAGCTGAGGCCGTCTGA
- the cnr1 gene encoding cannabinoid receptor 1 isoform X1 encodes MKSLLEALSDTTFRTITTDLLGNAYLEKMTAGEELLSNANLYDSVNATNYLYNQSIMNDESTITCGENFMDMECFMILTPSQQMAIAVLALTLGTFTVLENVLILCVIIRSRSLRYKPSYHFIGSLAVADLLGSVIFVYSFVDFHVFQRKDSPNVFLFKLGGVTASFTASVGSLFLTAIDRYISIHKPLAYKRIVTRPKAVIAFTVMWTISIIIAVLPLLGWNCKKLNSVCSDIFPLIDETYLMFWIGVTSILLLFIIYAYVYILWKAHVHAVRMIQRGTQKSIIVQVTEGGKVQTVRLDQTRMDIRLAKTLVLILVVLIICWGPLLAIMVYDVFGKMNKLVKTIFAFCSMLCLLNSTVNPIIYALRSKDLRHAFRSMFCSCKGASAQPLENSLESDCQQKQGNHPGTMQTAARTCIKSTVKVAQVAISVSTETSAEAV; translated from the exons ATGAAGTCTCTACTAGAAGCTCTTTCGGATACAACTTTCCGAACAATCACTACCGATCTCCT AGGCAATGCGTATCTAGAAAAAATGACAGCGGGGGAGGAGCTTTTATCCAATGCCAACCTTTATGATTCAGTGAATGCTACTAATTACCTATACAACCAATCAATTATGAATGATGAATCGACGATAACGTGTGGAGAAAACTTCATGGACATGGAATGCTTTATGATTTTAACTCCAAGTCAACAGATGGCTATTGCTGTATTGGCTTTGACTTTGGGGACATTCACAGTACTAGAGAATGTATTGATTCTATGTGTTATAATCCGATCCCGCAGTCTCAGATACAAACCGTCTTACCACTTTATAGGCAGCCTGGCAGTGGCCGACCTCCTGGGTAGTGTGATCTTTGTGTATAGTTTTGTGGACTTCCATGTATTCCAAAGGAAAGACAGCCCCAATGTCTTCCTATTCAAACTTGGTGGTGTTACAGCCTCCTTCACAGCTTCAGTGGGCAGCCTCTTCCTGACAGCCATTGATCGATACATCTCTATACACAAGCCCCTTGCCTATAAGAGGATTGTCACACGGCCAAAGGCAGTCATCGCGTTTACTGTTATGTGGACCATATCAATTATAATTGCTGTGCTTCCTCTGTTGGGCTGGAACTGTAAAAAATTGAATTCTGTCTGCTCAGACATCTTTCCTCTCATTGACGAAACTTATCTAATGTTCTGGATTGGTGTTACAAGCATTTTGCTGCTTTTCATCATTTACGCCTATGTGTACATTTTGTGGAAGGCACACGTTCACGCTGTCCGCATGATCCAACGGGGCACCCAGAAGAGTATAATTGTACAGGtgactgagggaggcaaggtGCAAACTGTTCGTCTCGATCAAACGCGCATGGACATCCGACTGGCCAAGACGCTTGTCCTTATTCTTGTGGTCCTCATCATCTGCTGGGGTCCTCTCCTAGCCATCATGGTGTATGACGTCTTTGGTAAAATGAACAAGCTTGTAAAGACAATATTTGCCTTTTGCAGTATGTTGTGCTTACTCAATTCTACAGTTAATCCTATTATCTACGCTCTGAGGAGCAAAGATCTGAGGCATGCTTTCCGCAGCATGTTCTGCTCCTGTAAGGGTGCATCAGCTCAGCCACTGGAAAACAGCCTGGAGTCAGACTGCCAACAGAAACAGGGGAACCACCCTGGCACCATGCAAACAGCTGCCAGGACCTGCATCAAAAGCACTGTAAAAGTAGCTCAAGTGGCCATCTCGGTCTCCACGGAGACATCAGCTGAGGCCGTCTGA